A genomic stretch from Nitrobacter winogradskyi Nb-255 includes:
- the modA gene encoding molybdate ABC transporter substrate-binding protein has translation MKSVTRSLLAALLVGATFALPASAKDARPQATTPPAAQARTLTVFAAASLKNALDEVDYAYAAKTGVKITASYAASSALAKQIEQGAPADVYVSADVAWMDYVNSKKAINEPTRVNLLGNSIVLIAPKDSKIDNVTIDQGFDLAQLAGDGKIATGDVKAVPVGKYAKAALEKLGAWTAVEPKVAMAENVRAALALVARNEAVLGIVYSTDARVEPGVKVVGTFPASSHPAIIYPVAATSTAHKDTADYLAFLRGSEAKAIFEKHGFTFLVDPTT, from the coding sequence ATGAAATCCGTCACACGTTCATTGCTCGCGGCATTGCTGGTTGGTGCCACCTTCGCTCTGCCGGCCTCCGCCAAGGATGCAAGGCCTCAGGCCACGACGCCGCCCGCCGCGCAGGCCAGAACGCTGACCGTATTCGCCGCGGCTTCTCTGAAAAACGCGCTCGATGAGGTGGACTACGCCTACGCCGCCAAGACCGGCGTCAAGATCACCGCCAGCTACGCGGCGAGTTCCGCGCTGGCCAAGCAGATCGAGCAGGGCGCGCCTGCGGACGTATACGTGTCCGCTGACGTCGCCTGGATGGATTATGTGAATAGCAAGAAAGCCATCAATGAGCCGACCCGCGTCAACCTGCTCGGCAACAGCATCGTGCTGATCGCGCCGAAGGATTCAAAGATCGACAACGTCACCATCGATCAGGGCTTCGATCTCGCCCAGCTCGCCGGCGACGGCAAGATCGCGACCGGCGACGTTAAGGCGGTGCCTGTCGGCAAATACGCCAAGGCGGCGCTGGAAAAACTCGGCGCGTGGACGGCGGTGGAACCGAAAGTGGCGATGGCGGAGAATGTTCGCGCGGCGCTGGCGCTGGTCGCGCGCAACGAGGCTGTGCTCGGCATCGTCTATTCCACCGACGCCAGGGTCGAACCCGGCGTGAAGGTTGTCGGCACCTTCCCGGCGTCCTCGCACCCGGCGATCATCTATCCCGTGGCGGCGACTTCAACCGCACATAAGGATACCGCGGATTATCTCGCCTTCTTGCGCGGTTCGGAAGCCAAGGCGATCTTCGAGAAACACGGCTTTACGTTTCTGGTCGATCCCACGACCTGA
- the modC gene encoding molybdenum ABC transporter ATP-binding protein, protein MLRVEVSKQLGQFSVDVAFASEGRVTGLFGPSGSGKTSLVSMIAGLMTPDRGVISVDGEALDDTTRRFHVAVHRRRIGYVFQDARLFPHFDVRRNLDYGRRMNRLTRDDAQEKRLSEMLNIGHLLDRRPGQLSGGERQRVALGRALLAQPRLLLLDEPLGSLDEDRKAEILPYLTRLRDEAGVPMVYVSHDPDELRQLASHIVMLKRGRVAAFGGPEVLPA, encoded by the coding sequence ATGCTGCGCGTCGAGGTTTCGAAACAGCTTGGCCAGTTCTCGGTCGATGTCGCGTTTGCGAGCGAAGGACGCGTCACCGGACTGTTCGGACCGTCGGGCTCGGGCAAGACATCGCTAGTCAGCATGATCGCGGGGCTCATGACCCCGGATCGCGGCGTCATCTCGGTCGATGGCGAAGCGCTCGACGACACCACGCGACGCTTCCACGTCGCCGTTCATCGCCGCCGCATCGGTTATGTCTTTCAGGATGCGCGGCTGTTTCCGCATTTCGACGTGCGGCGGAACCTCGACTACGGACGGCGGATGAACCGGCTGACCAGAGATGACGCGCAGGAGAAGCGCCTCAGCGAAATGCTCAATATCGGCCACCTGCTCGATCGCCGGCCGGGCCAGCTTTCCGGAGGCGAGCGGCAACGGGTGGCGCTTGGCCGCGCGTTGCTGGCGCAGCCCCGGCTGCTGTTGCTGGATGAACCACTGGGATCGCTGGATGAAGACCGGAAGGCGGAAATCCTGCCCTACCTGACGCGGCTGCGCGACGAAGCCGGCGTGCCGATGGTTTATGTCAGCCATGACCCGGATGAACTGCGCCAGCTCGCTTCGCACATCGTGATGCTCAAGCGCGGCCGGGTCGCGGCGTTCGGCGGGCCCGAGGTCCTGCCCGCTTAA
- the radC gene encoding RadC family protein, translated as MPANADNPSGFAEAPHYHGHRERLRERFRDAGPDALSDYELLEMVLFRALPRRDVKPLAKSLIGRFGSFAEVVHAPDARLREISGLGEAAIIEIKLIAATASRVAKGQLKQRTVLSSWTAVIDYCRTSMAFADKEQFRILFLDKRNQLIADEVQQVGTIDHTPVYPREVVKRALELSATAIIMVHNHPSGDPTPSQADIQMTKSIVDISSPLGISVHDHIIVGKNGHSSLKGLRLM; from the coding sequence ATGCCCGCCAACGCCGACAACCCTTCAGGATTTGCCGAAGCGCCGCACTATCACGGCCATCGCGAACGGCTGCGGGAACGCTTCCGGGACGCCGGGCCTGACGCGCTCAGCGACTACGAATTACTCGAAATGGTGCTGTTTCGCGCGTTACCCCGCCGCGACGTCAAACCGCTGGCCAAATCCCTGATCGGCCGATTCGGATCATTCGCCGAGGTGGTTCATGCGCCCGACGCCCGGCTCCGCGAGATCAGCGGGCTCGGCGAGGCCGCGATCATCGAGATCAAGCTGATCGCGGCGACCGCAAGCCGCGTCGCCAAGGGACAGTTGAAGCAGCGGACCGTGCTGTCGTCATGGACCGCGGTGATCGACTATTGCCGGACTTCGATGGCGTTCGCCGACAAGGAACAGTTCCGCATCCTGTTCCTCGACAAACGCAACCAGCTGATCGCCGACGAGGTGCAGCAGGTCGGCACCATCGATCACACGCCGGTCTATCCGCGCGAAGTCGTCAAGCGCGCGCTCGAACTATCGGCGACCGCGATCATCATGGTGCACAACCATCCCTCCGGCGATCCGACGCCATCGCAAGCCGACATTCAGATGACCAAATCGATCGTCGACATTTCGTCGCCGCTCGGTATTTCCGTGCACGATCACATCATCGTCGGCAAGAACGGTCATTCCAGCCTGAAGGGGCTGCGGCTGATGTAG
- a CDS encoding AprI/Inh family metalloprotease inhibitor, with product MMAAPVFADNVDGGASVLRKRRAVLVAAALLMSCGPALSQDSPALKKNMIGQWELSTTERSRTCVVTLKGETAPQGLKLDLEPGCVASLPFTKDIAAWTVAGLDIVRLQTATGESVIDFTEVESGILEGRRENDGIYILQNLAEARSLARSMDQMIGDWAFVRSNGQPICGITLTNTEAPPDSFQAFLKPKCDPAIAGFKPEVWRLDRGEILLMSAGGETWHFQADDNAQWRLVPDSANPLILIRR from the coding sequence ATGATGGCCGCGCCTGTCTTTGCGGACAACGTCGATGGCGGCGCGTCCGTGTTGCGGAAACGGAGAGCCGTCCTGGTCGCCGCCGCGCTGCTGATGTCCTGCGGACCAGCCCTATCGCAGGATTCACCCGCCCTGAAAAAGAACATGATCGGGCAATGGGAGCTGTCCACGACCGAGCGCAGCAGGACCTGCGTGGTGACGCTCAAGGGCGAGACGGCGCCGCAAGGTCTTAAGCTCGACCTCGAGCCGGGCTGTGTGGCGTCATTGCCGTTCACGAAGGACATTGCAGCCTGGACCGTCGCGGGCCTCGATATCGTGCGCTTGCAGACCGCGACCGGAGAGTCGGTGATCGATTTCACCGAAGTCGAGAGCGGGATTCTCGAAGGCCGGCGGGAGAATGATGGCATTTACATCCTGCAAAATCTCGCAGAGGCCCGCTCGCTCGCCCGCTCGATGGACCAGATGATTGGCGACTGGGCCTTCGTTCGAAGCAACGGTCAGCCGATCTGCGGCATCACGCTGACCAATACCGAAGCCCCGCCTGACAGCTTCCAGGCCTTCCTTAAACCCAAATGCGATCCGGCGATCGCGGGATTCAAGCCGGAGGTTTGGCGTCTCGATCGCGGTGAGATCCTGCTGATGTCGGCGGGCGGCGAGACCTGGCACTTCCAGGCCGACGACAATGCGCAGTGGCGGCTGGTTCCCGACAGCGCCAATCCGCTGATTCTCATTCGGCGGTAA
- the map gene encoding type I methionyl aminopeptidase, whose amino-acid sequence MSYVEASETPLRKTGQIKLHGPSGFAGMRNAGALTARCLDELADFVKPGVLTSQIDDLVREFAFSHGAYPATLMYRGYRYSTCTSVNHVVCHGMPGDRVLREGDIVNVDVTLIVDGWYGDSSRMYPVGPIARKAERLIDITYEAMMRGIAAVKPGATTGDIGHAIQSFVEPQGMSVVRDFCGHGLGRIFHDEPNIIHVGRPGDGVRLRPGMFFTIEPMINLGKPHVKILSDGWTAVTRDRSLSAQFEHSVGVTQTGVEIFTLSPRQLDKPT is encoded by the coding sequence ATGAGTTACGTCGAAGCCTCCGAAACCCCCCTGCGAAAGACCGGACAGATCAAGCTGCACGGCCCGAGCGGTTTCGCCGGAATGCGCAACGCCGGAGCCCTGACGGCGCGCTGTCTCGACGAACTCGCCGATTTCGTGAAACCCGGCGTCCTCACCTCGCAGATCGACGATCTCGTTCGTGAGTTCGCCTTCAGTCACGGCGCCTATCCGGCGACGCTGATGTATCGCGGCTATCGCTACTCAACCTGCACCTCGGTCAATCACGTCGTCTGTCACGGGATGCCCGGCGATCGCGTCCTGAGAGAGGGCGATATCGTCAACGTGGACGTCACGTTGATCGTCGACGGCTGGTACGGCGATTCCAGCCGCATGTATCCGGTCGGCCCGATCGCACGCAAGGCCGAGCGGCTGATCGATATAACCTATGAAGCGATGATGCGCGGCATCGCGGCGGTCAAGCCCGGCGCGACCACCGGCGATATCGGTCACGCCATCCAGAGTTTCGTCGAGCCCCAGGGCATGAGCGTCGTCCGCGATTTCTGCGGCCACGGGCTCGGCCGCATATTCCACGATGAACCGAACATCATCCATGTCGGACGGCCCGGCGACGGCGTGCGGCTCAGGCCCGGAATGTTCTTTACCATCGAGCCGATGATCAACCTCGGCAAACCGCATGTGAAAATCCTGTCCGACGGCTGGACCGCCGTCACCCGCGATCGTTCGCTGTCGGCGCAGTTCGAGCATTCGGTCGGCGTGACCCAGACGGGGGTTGAGATCTTCACGCTGTCGCCGCGTCAACTCGACAAGCCCACCTGA
- the mepA gene encoding penicillin-insensitive murein endopeptidase has product MNIRAILPLLLFFGLAAPIGALVPSAVAQDKGTLHPKPLPPLANPDDPALAAKQLFGRKTLPAAGAPYVIGFYARGCIAGAEALPVTGPTWQVMRLSRNRNWAHPAMVALLERVSAKARRDAGWPGLLIGDMAQPRGGPMLTGHASHQIGLDADVWLTPMPNRLLSRNEREEMSAVMMVRRDRLDIDPRAWTPSHLGVIRAAAREPSVERIFVNAAIKKALCREAKGDRSWLSKVRPMYGHDYHFHIRIKCPPGSPQCESQPPPGPAEGCGAQDLAYWFSDAVLHPKPPKTPPKPKPPITLSQLPTACRQVLAAPDARQ; this is encoded by the coding sequence ATGAACATCCGCGCGATTCTCCCCCTGCTTCTGTTCTTCGGGCTCGCCGCCCCGATCGGCGCATTGGTGCCGAGCGCGGTCGCGCAAGATAAAGGAACGCTGCACCCGAAGCCGCTGCCGCCGCTGGCCAATCCCGATGATCCCGCATTGGCCGCCAAGCAACTGTTCGGCCGCAAGACGTTGCCTGCCGCCGGAGCGCCTTACGTGATCGGCTTTTACGCGCGGGGCTGCATTGCCGGGGCCGAGGCGCTGCCGGTCACCGGGCCGACCTGGCAGGTGATGCGCCTGTCGCGCAACCGCAACTGGGCGCATCCGGCCATGGTGGCGCTGCTTGAACGGGTGTCGGCGAAGGCGCGCAGGGACGCCGGATGGCCGGGGCTTCTCATCGGCGACATGGCCCAGCCGCGCGGCGGTCCGATGCTCACCGGTCATGCCAGCCACCAGATCGGACTCGATGCCGACGTCTGGCTCACGCCAATGCCGAACCGGCTGTTGTCGCGCAACGAGCGCGAGGAGATGTCGGCGGTCATGATGGTGCGCCGCGACCGTCTGGATATCGATCCCCGCGCCTGGACGCCGAGCCACCTCGGTGTCATCCGCGCCGCGGCCAGGGAACCATCGGTCGAGCGCATTTTCGTCAACGCCGCGATCAAGAAGGCGCTCTGCCGCGAAGCGAAGGGCGATCGCAGCTGGCTCTCGAAGGTTCGCCCGATGTACGGCCACGACTATCACTTCCACATTCGCATCAAGTGTCCGCCGGGCAGCCCGCAGTGCGAATCCCAGCCTCCGCCGGGGCCGGCAGAGGGATGCGGCGCGCAGGATCTGGCCTATTGGTTCAGCGACGCCGTGCTGCATCCGAAACCGCCGAAGACGCCGCCGAAGCCGAAGCCCCCGATCACATTGTCGCAACTGCCCACGGCCTGCCGTCAGGTTCTGGCGGCGCCGGACGCCCGCCAGTAG
- a CDS encoding potassium/proton antiporter translates to MASLDSVSLAILLGAILVMAGILSSLLALRFGAPLLLVFLFIGMLAGDSGPGGLSFSDVQNTYLVGSAALALILFDGGLKTRFQSIRTVLAPSMVLATLGVLLTALVTAPVARYALDLNWTEALLIGAVVASTDAAAVFLLVHAQGLRLRPRVGATLEAESGTNDPFAVFLTLMLVELISVGDSSVWHVVIEFLRESMLGGIVGVIGGRLVVVALNRVALPQGLHAPFVTTAALVIFGVAQIFHASGFLAVYLAGIIIGNRPTRAHSSVVTFLDAATWLAQIVMFVLLGLLVSPYRLMDSALPAVLVAFVLMLVARPLAVFLCLAPFPFNWREKLFIAWTGLRGAVAIFLASIPMLVGLSKAYLYFDVAFVVVIISLLLQGWTLAPAARRLHVALPRADRGPRRVELDLPGQLEQQLVGYAVRPTSLFLRRGLIPSWSKPTLVIRNEKILTPAEAEPIEAGDYLYLLAPPEKAEALDRFFVDMQPMASPDPHLLGDFLVSGETSLGDIAQIYGVSVDPAAAELTLADYFDVHLDRAPKEGATLPLDAIVLVARNISQGRVNAVGLRLPQDEEKRPAPSRMGTLKQKAAKAWSAVAGT, encoded by the coding sequence ATGGCATCCCTGGATTCGGTCAGTCTGGCCATCCTGCTTGGCGCGATTCTGGTCATGGCCGGAATTCTGTCGAGCCTGCTGGCGTTGCGGTTTGGCGCTCCCTTGCTGCTCGTCTTTCTGTTCATAGGCATGTTGGCGGGTGATTCCGGGCCCGGCGGCCTGTCATTCAGCGACGTCCAGAACACCTATCTCGTGGGGTCGGCCGCGCTGGCGCTGATCCTGTTCGACGGCGGTCTGAAGACCCGGTTCCAGAGCATCCGCACGGTGCTGGCGCCCTCGATGGTGCTCGCCACGCTGGGCGTGCTGCTGACCGCACTGGTCACGGCGCCGGTCGCCAGATATGCGCTCGATCTCAACTGGACCGAGGCGCTGCTGATCGGCGCGGTCGTCGCCTCCACCGACGCGGCCGCGGTGTTCCTGCTGGTCCACGCGCAAGGGCTGCGGCTGCGTCCGCGGGTTGGCGCGACGCTGGAGGCGGAGTCCGGCACCAACGACCCCTTCGCGGTGTTTCTCACGCTGATGCTGGTCGAGTTGATCTCGGTCGGCGACAGTTCGGTCTGGCATGTGGTGATCGAGTTTCTCCGGGAGTCCATGCTGGGCGGCATTGTCGGTGTGATCGGCGGACGGCTCGTGGTCGTCGCCCTGAATCGGGTGGCGCTTCCCCAGGGGTTGCATGCGCCGTTCGTCACGACCGCGGCGCTCGTGATTTTCGGGGTGGCGCAGATATTTCATGCATCGGGATTTCTCGCGGTCTATCTCGCGGGAATCATCATCGGCAATCGTCCGACGCGCGCGCACAGTTCGGTGGTGACGTTCCTCGACGCCGCGACCTGGCTGGCGCAGATCGTGATGTTCGTGTTGCTCGGCTTGCTGGTCTCGCCGTACCGCCTGATGGACAGCGCGCTTCCGGCGGTGCTCGTCGCGTTCGTGCTGATGCTGGTGGCGCGGCCGCTCGCGGTCTTTTTATGTCTCGCGCCGTTTCCCTTTAACTGGCGGGAAAAGCTGTTCATTGCCTGGACCGGGCTGCGGGGGGCGGTTGCGATCTTTCTTGCCTCGATTCCGATGCTGGTCGGCCTGTCGAAGGCGTATCTGTATTTCGACGTCGCGTTCGTCGTGGTGATCATCTCGCTTTTGCTGCAGGGCTGGACGCTTGCTCCGGCCGCCCGGCGACTGCATGTGGCGTTGCCGCGGGCCGACCGGGGGCCGCGCCGCGTCGAACTCGATTTGCCGGGACAGCTCGAACAACAGTTGGTCGGCTATGCGGTACGACCGACAAGCCTGTTTCTTCGGCGCGGGCTGATTCCGTCGTGGTCGAAGCCGACGCTCGTGATTCGCAACGAGAAAATCCTGACGCCCGCTGAGGCCGAACCGATCGAAGCGGGAGACTATCTCTATCTGCTGGCGCCGCCGGAAAAGGCCGAGGCCCTCGACCGCTTTTTTGTCGATATGCAGCCGATGGCGTCGCCGGACCCGCATCTGCTGGGCGACTTCCTGGTCTCCGGCGAAACCAGCCTTGGCGACATCGCGCAGATCTACGGCGTTTCCGTCGATCCGGCCGCAGCGGAGCTGACGCTGGCGGATTATTTCGATGTCCATCTCGATCGCGCGCCGAAAGAGGGGGCGACCCTGCCGCTTGACGCCATCGTCCTCGTCGCGCGTAACATCAGCCAGGGCCGCGTCAACGCAGTCGGACTCCGTTTGCCACAAGACGAGGAAAAACGGCCGGCGCCGTCCAGAATGGGTACATTGAAGCAGAAAGCGGCGAAGGCCTGGTCGGCGGTTGCAGGGACCTGA
- a CDS encoding ABC transporter ATP-binding protein, which yields MIDHAIASYPSGVGPRAGDAVSLKGVTKRYDRGVVALGPVDFNVRKGDFVSLLGPSGCGKSTALRIIAGLSEPTSGRVQLAGGGRSIGFVFQEPTLMPWATVRDNVALPLKLSRPRRADIGDRVEVALARVGLAEFAAAYPRQLSGGMKMRVSLARALVTDPDVLLMDEPFAALDEITRFHLNNDLLALWRGLRKTVIFVTHSVFESVYLSRRVVVMTPRPGRICAEYAIDTAEPRREDFRTSAEYAAYCREVSSALSRAVAGRARR from the coding sequence ATGATCGATCACGCAATAGCGTCCTACCCATCCGGCGTGGGCCCGCGCGCCGGCGACGCGGTGAGCCTGAAAGGCGTTACCAAACGCTATGACCGCGGCGTCGTGGCTTTGGGACCTGTCGATTTCAATGTCCGCAAGGGCGATTTCGTGTCGCTGCTTGGGCCGTCCGGCTGCGGGAAATCGACCGCGCTGCGGATCATCGCCGGATTGAGCGAGCCGACGTCCGGCAGGGTTCAGCTTGCCGGCGGCGGGCGCTCCATCGGCTTCGTGTTTCAGGAGCCGACGCTGATGCCGTGGGCGACCGTGCGCGACAACGTGGCGCTGCCGTTGAAGCTTTCGCGCCCGCGGCGGGCCGACATCGGCGATCGGGTCGAGGTTGCGCTGGCGAGGGTGGGGCTGGCGGAGTTCGCCGCCGCCTACCCGCGCCAACTGTCCGGCGGAATGAAGATGCGGGTCTCGCTTGCCCGCGCGCTCGTCACCGATCCGGACGTTCTTCTGATGGACGAGCCGTTCGCGGCGCTTGACGAGATCACCCGTTTCCATCTCAACAACGATCTGCTCGCGTTGTGGCGCGGCTTGCGCAAGACCGTCATCTTCGTGACCCATTCCGTGTTCGAGTCGGTCTACCTCTCCCGCCGCGTCGTCGTGATGACGCCGCGTCCGGGCCGCATCTGCGCTGAATACGCCATCGACACCGCCGAGCCGCGGCGTGAGGATTTCAGGACCTCGGCGGAGTACGCCGCGTATTGCCGCGAGGTGTCGTCCGCGTTGTCCCGGGCCGTGGCTGGAAGAGCGCGGCGATGA
- a CDS encoding ABC transporter permease produces MTSPSPPAPTGSEASARDSLRPAVRVLLPLAVLGVGVLAWDALVRFKDIPPYVLPGPGLVAATLVQDWPILWRSLLTTLLTTMEGFIAAAIGGVALALLFNQSKWLEQALLPYAIILQVTPVIAIAPLLLIYLPQQTAVVVCAWIVAFFPVLSNTTLGLNSVDRNLAGLFRLYGASRMQTLRYLKLPAALPYILGGLRIAGGLSLIGAVVAEIAAGSAGAGSGLAYRIAESGYRLNIPRMFAALLLLSVAGIVIYMCLAAVSHLMLRRWHESALGKEK; encoded by the coding sequence ATGACGTCACCATCCCCGCCTGCGCCGACCGGCAGCGAGGCATCGGCGCGCGATTCGCTGAGGCCGGCGGTGCGTGTGCTGCTGCCGCTCGCGGTGTTGGGCGTCGGCGTTCTCGCGTGGGACGCGCTCGTGCGCTTCAAGGACATTCCGCCCTATGTGCTGCCGGGCCCGGGCCTGGTGGCGGCGACGCTGGTGCAGGACTGGCCGATCCTGTGGCGCTCGCTGCTGACGACCCTGCTGACCACGATGGAGGGCTTTATCGCCGCCGCCATCGGCGGCGTCGCGCTCGCGCTGCTGTTCAACCAGTCGAAATGGCTGGAGCAGGCGCTGTTGCCCTATGCGATCATCCTGCAGGTCACGCCGGTGATCGCGATTGCGCCGCTGCTTCTGATCTACCTGCCGCAGCAGACGGCGGTTGTGGTTTGCGCCTGGATCGTGGCCTTCTTTCCGGTGCTGTCGAACACCACGCTCGGCCTCAATTCGGTGGATCGCAATCTCGCCGGGCTGTTCCGGCTTTATGGCGCATCGCGGATGCAGACGCTGCGTTATCTGAAGCTGCCGGCCGCTCTGCCGTACATTCTCGGCGGATTACGCATCGCCGGCGGCTTGTCGCTGATCGGCGCGGTGGTTGCTGAAATCGCGGCCGGTTCGGCTGGCGCCGGCTCGGGCCTCGCCTACCGGATCGCGGAGTCAGGCTACCGGCTCAACATTCCCCGCATGTTCGCGGCGCTGCTGTTGCTCTCGGTGGCGGGCATTGTCATTTATATGTGCCTCGCGGCAGTATCGCATCTGATGCTGCGGCGCTGGCATGAAAGCGCGCTCGGGAAGGAAAAATGA
- the modB gene encoding molybdate ABC transporter permease subunit: MFDISTPEWMAVLLSLKVGVVATLVATPIAIALAWALARYEFWGKSIVDAAVHLPLVLPPVVTGYLLLLTFGKRGLVGGWLDDHLGIVFAFRWTGAALACGVMSFPLLVRPIRLSIEAIDRRLEQAASTLGASPWKVFATVTLPLALPGILAGMVLGFAKAIGEFGATITFVSNIPGETQTISSAIYSLIQTPDGDAAGMRLVIISIAMSMAALIASEVFTRRATRRLHGI, translated from the coding sequence ATGTTTGATATCTCGACCCCTGAATGGATGGCGGTGCTACTCTCGCTCAAGGTGGGAGTGGTTGCAACGCTGGTGGCGACGCCGATCGCCATCGCGCTGGCGTGGGCCCTTGCGCGCTACGAATTCTGGGGCAAATCGATTGTCGATGCCGCCGTTCATCTGCCGCTGGTGCTGCCCCCCGTCGTCACCGGCTATCTGCTGCTTCTGACTTTCGGCAAGCGCGGGCTGGTCGGAGGCTGGCTCGACGATCACCTCGGAATCGTGTTCGCCTTTCGCTGGACCGGCGCGGCGCTTGCCTGCGGCGTGATGTCGTTTCCGCTATTGGTGCGGCCGATCCGGCTGTCGATCGAGGCCATCGACCGGCGGCTGGAACAGGCCGCCAGCACGCTCGGGGCCTCGCCATGGAAGGTCTTCGCCACGGTGACATTGCCGCTGGCGCTGCCCGGCATTCTGGCGGGCATGGTGCTTGGCTTCGCCAAGGCGATCGGCGAATTCGGCGCGACCATCACCTTCGTCTCCAATATTCCCGGCGAAACCCAGACGATTTCCTCGGCGATCTATTCGCTAATCCAGACCCCCGACGGGGACGCCGCGGGGATGCGGTTGGTCATCATATCGATCGCCATGTCCATGGCGGCGCTGATCGCCTCCGAGGTGTTCACCCGGCGCGCCACACGGCGCCTGCACGGAATCTGA